From the Sebastes fasciatus isolate fSebFas1 chromosome 3, fSebFas1.pri, whole genome shotgun sequence genome, one window contains:
- the rbm47 gene encoding RNA-binding protein 47 isoform X5, giving the protein MTAEDPASSSTMSNNAAPTKPSQPAGASHHSLHGQISVPEGVAGATNEAALVSLMERTGYGMVQENGQRKYGPPPGWNATSPPRGCEIFVGKIPRDVYEDELVPVFESVGRIYEMRLMMDFDGKNRGYAFVMYTEKHEAKRAVRELNNYEVRPGRLLGVCSSVDNCRLFIGGIPKTKKREEILEEVSKVTEGVLDVIVYASAADKMKNRGFAFVEYESHRAAAMARRKLMPGRIQLWGHQIAVDWAEPEIDVDEDVMETVKILYVRNLMMETSEELIRQVFSQWNPGCVERVKKIRDYAFVHFTSRDDAVMAMDHLNGTEVEGSCIEVTLAKPVDKEQYSRQKASKGATATPEPTPQNYVYQCDPYTLAYYGYPYSTLIGPNRDYFVKGSPMIQNNVALSTLGGQYPMFSTAPAAKLMEEGKVHTVEHLMNPLAMQHEHNSANAAASVLPSVSTPPPYQGRPITPVYAMAHNVQRIPTAAGLYGAGYVPITNYAANTSALAALQKNAALAAAAYGGYAGYAMPQAFPATAFQLPIHDVYQTY; this is encoded by the exons ATGACAGCCGAAGATCCTGCTTCCTCCTCGACTATGAGCAATAACGCCGCCCCCACCAAACCCTCCCAACCTGCTGGTGCCTCCCACCACTCTCTTCATGGACAGATCAGCGTCCCTGAGGGAGTTGCAGGTGCTACCAATGAGGCTGCACTGGTCTCCCTGATGGAGCGCACTGGCTACGGTATGGTCCAGGAAAATGGTCAGCGTAAATATGGCCCTCCCCCTGGCTGGAACGCTACATCTCCACCACGGGGATGTGAAATCTTTGTGGGCAAGATCCCACGGGACGTTTATGAGGATGAGCTGGTCCCGGTGTTTGAGTCCGTAGGACGCATCTACGAGATGCGGCTGATGATGGACTTTGACGGGAAGAACAGAGGGTACGCGTTTGTGATGTACACAGAGAAACACGAGGCCAAGCGGGCTGTTCGCGAGCTCAACAACTACGAGGTGCGGCCCGGGCGGCTGCTGGGGGTCTGCTCCTCCGTGGACAACTGCCGTCTTTTCATTGGTGGGATCCCCAAGACCAAAAAGCGCGAGGAGATCCTGGAGGAGGTCTCCAAGGTGACAGAAGGGGTGCTAGACGTGATAGTTTACGCCAGCGCTGCAGACAAGATGAAGAACAGAGGCTTTGCCTTTGTAGAGTATGAGTCGCACCGTGCAGCCGCCATGGCTCGCAGGAAGTTGATGCCTGGACGCATTCAGCTTTGGGGCCACCAGATCGCAGTGGACTGGGCCGAGCCGGAGATTGATGTGGACGAAGACGTTATGGAGACGGTGAAGATCCTCTACGTCAGGAATCTTATGATGGAGACCAGCGAGGAGTTGATCAGACAG GTGTTCAGCCAGTGGAATCCCGGATGTGTTGAACGTGTGAAGAAAATCCGTGACTACGCCTTCGTCCACTTCACCTCCCGGGACGATGCCGTCATGGCCATGGACCACCTCAACGGCACCGAGGTGGAAGGGTCCTGCATTGAGGTGACGCTCGCCAAGCCAGTCGATAAGGAGCAGTACTCGCGCCAGAAGGCCTCCAAGGGAGCTACTGCCACTCCAGAGCCGACTCCGCAGAACTACGTCTACCAGTGTGATCCCTACACACTGGCTTACTATGGCTATCCCTACAGCACCCTCATTGGACCCAACAGGGACTACTTTGTCAAAG GATCCCCAATGATACAGAACAATG TGGCGTTGTCGACTCTGGGTGGTCAGTACCCGATGTTTAGCACGGCTCCTGCAGCCAAGCTGATGGAGGAGGGGAAGGTGCACACGGTGGAGCATCTTATGAACCCTCTGGCCATGCAACACGAACACAACTCCGCTAATGCTGCTGCCTCCGTCCTACCTTCGGTCTCTACCCCTCCACCTTATCAG GGCCGTCCTATCACTCCAGTCTACGCCATGGCCCACAACGTCCAGCGTATCCCTACAGCCGCCGGCCTGTACGGAGCTGGATACGTCCCCATCACAAACTACGCTGCCAACACGTCAGCTCTGGCCGCTCTGCAGAAGAACGCAGCGCTGGCGGCCGCAGCGTATGGCGGATACGCAGGCTACGCCATGCCACAGGCCTTCCCCGCCACGGCCTTCCAGCTGCCCATCCACGATGTCTACCAGACATATTGA
- the rbm47 gene encoding RNA-binding protein 47 isoform X2, with product MTAEDPASSSTMSNNAAPTKPSQPAGASHHSLHGQISVPEGVAGATNEAALVSLMERTGYGMVQENGQRKYGPPPGWNATSPPRGCEIFVGKIPRDVYEDELVPVFESVGRIYEMRLMMDFDGKNRGYAFVMYTEKHEAKRAVRELNNYEVRPGRLLGVCSSVDNCRLFIGGIPKTKKREEILEEVSKVTEGVLDVIVYASAADKMKNRGFAFVEYESHRAAAMARRKLMPGRIQLWGHQIAVDWAEPEIDVDEDVMETVKILYVRNLMMETSEELIRQVFSQWNPGCVERVKKIRDYAFVHFTSRDDAVMAMDHLNGTEVEGSCIEVTLAKPVDKEQYSRQKASKGATATPEPTPQNYVYQCDPYTLAYYGYPYSTLIGPNRDYFVKGSPMIQNNGTVRGRGRAAAGNRTPGPRGSYLGGYSAGRGIYSRYHEGKKGPEKPYELMPGLELAASVNPMKPGTMALSTLGGQYPMFSTAPAAKLMEEGKVHTVEHLMNPLAMQHEHNSANAAASVLPSVSTPPPYQGRPITPVYAMAHNVQRIPTAAGLYGAGYVPITNYAANTSALAALQKNAALAAAAYGGYAGYAMPQAFPATAFQLPIHDVYQTY from the exons ATGACAGCCGAAGATCCTGCTTCCTCCTCGACTATGAGCAATAACGCCGCCCCCACCAAACCCTCCCAACCTGCTGGTGCCTCCCACCACTCTCTTCATGGACAGATCAGCGTCCCTGAGGGAGTTGCAGGTGCTACCAATGAGGCTGCACTGGTCTCCCTGATGGAGCGCACTGGCTACGGTATGGTCCAGGAAAATGGTCAGCGTAAATATGGCCCTCCCCCTGGCTGGAACGCTACATCTCCACCACGGGGATGTGAAATCTTTGTGGGCAAGATCCCACGGGACGTTTATGAGGATGAGCTGGTCCCGGTGTTTGAGTCCGTAGGACGCATCTACGAGATGCGGCTGATGATGGACTTTGACGGGAAGAACAGAGGGTACGCGTTTGTGATGTACACAGAGAAACACGAGGCCAAGCGGGCTGTTCGCGAGCTCAACAACTACGAGGTGCGGCCCGGGCGGCTGCTGGGGGTCTGCTCCTCCGTGGACAACTGCCGTCTTTTCATTGGTGGGATCCCCAAGACCAAAAAGCGCGAGGAGATCCTGGAGGAGGTCTCCAAGGTGACAGAAGGGGTGCTAGACGTGATAGTTTACGCCAGCGCTGCAGACAAGATGAAGAACAGAGGCTTTGCCTTTGTAGAGTATGAGTCGCACCGTGCAGCCGCCATGGCTCGCAGGAAGTTGATGCCTGGACGCATTCAGCTTTGGGGCCACCAGATCGCAGTGGACTGGGCCGAGCCGGAGATTGATGTGGACGAAGACGTTATGGAGACGGTGAAGATCCTCTACGTCAGGAATCTTATGATGGAGACCAGCGAGGAGTTGATCAGACAG GTGTTCAGCCAGTGGAATCCCGGATGTGTTGAACGTGTGAAGAAAATCCGTGACTACGCCTTCGTCCACTTCACCTCCCGGGACGATGCCGTCATGGCCATGGACCACCTCAACGGCACCGAGGTGGAAGGGTCCTGCATTGAGGTGACGCTCGCCAAGCCAGTCGATAAGGAGCAGTACTCGCGCCAGAAGGCCTCCAAGGGAGCTACTGCCACTCCAGAGCCGACTCCGCAGAACTACGTCTACCAGTGTGATCCCTACACACTGGCTTACTATGGCTATCCCTACAGCACCCTCATTGGACCCAACAGGGACTACTTTGTCAAAG GATCCCCAATGATACAGAACAATG GTACTGTGCGAGGTCGTGGCCGTGCTGCTGCAGGTAACCGTACCCCTGGACCGCGGGGGTCGTACCTGGGGGGTTACTCTGCCGGTCGTGGCATCTACAGCCGCTACCACGAGGGCAAGAAAGGGCCCGAAAAGCCCTATGAGCTGATGCCCGGTCTGGAGCTTGCTGCCTCCGTCAACCCCATGAAACCTGGCACAA TGGCGTTGTCGACTCTGGGTGGTCAGTACCCGATGTTTAGCACGGCTCCTGCAGCCAAGCTGATGGAGGAGGGGAAGGTGCACACGGTGGAGCATCTTATGAACCCTCTGGCCATGCAACACGAACACAACTCCGCTAATGCTGCTGCCTCCGTCCTACCTTCGGTCTCTACCCCTCCACCTTATCAG GGCCGTCCTATCACTCCAGTCTACGCCATGGCCCACAACGTCCAGCGTATCCCTACAGCCGCCGGCCTGTACGGAGCTGGATACGTCCCCATCACAAACTACGCTGCCAACACGTCAGCTCTGGCCGCTCTGCAGAAGAACGCAGCGCTGGCGGCCGCAGCGTATGGCGGATACGCAGGCTACGCCATGCCACAGGCCTTCCCCGCCACGGCCTTCCAGCTGCCCATCCACGATGTCTACCAGACATATTGA
- the rbm47 gene encoding RNA-binding protein 47 isoform X3 produces the protein MTAEDPASSSTMSNNAAPTKPSQPAGASHHSLHGQISVPEGVAGATNEAALVSLMERTGYGMVQENGQRKYGPPPGWNATSPPRGCEIFVGKIPRDVYEDELVPVFESVGRIYEMRLMMDFDGKNRGYAFVMYTEKHEAKRAVRELNNYEVRPGRLLGVCSSVDNCRLFIGGIPKTKKREEILEEVSKVTEGVLDVIVYASAADKMKNRGFAFVEYESHRAAAMARRKLMPGRIQLWGHQIAVDWAEPEIDVDEDVMETVKILYVRNLMMETSEELIRQVFSQWNPGCVERVKKIRDYAFVHFTSRDDAVMAMDHLNGTEVEGSCIEVTLAKPVDKEQYSRQKASKGATATPEPTPQNYVYQCDPYTLAYYGYPYSTLIGPNRDYFVKAGTVRGRGRAAAGNRTPGPRGSYLGGYSAGRGIYSRYHEGKKGPEKPYELMPGLELAASVNPMKPGTMALSTLGGQYPMFSTAPAAKLMEEGKVHTVEHLMNPLAMQHEHNSANAAASVLPSVSTPPPYQGRPITPVYAMAHNVQRIPTAAGLYGAGYVPITNYAANTSALAALQKNAALAAAAYGGYAGYAMPQAFPATAFQLPIHDVYQTY, from the exons ATGACAGCCGAAGATCCTGCTTCCTCCTCGACTATGAGCAATAACGCCGCCCCCACCAAACCCTCCCAACCTGCTGGTGCCTCCCACCACTCTCTTCATGGACAGATCAGCGTCCCTGAGGGAGTTGCAGGTGCTACCAATGAGGCTGCACTGGTCTCCCTGATGGAGCGCACTGGCTACGGTATGGTCCAGGAAAATGGTCAGCGTAAATATGGCCCTCCCCCTGGCTGGAACGCTACATCTCCACCACGGGGATGTGAAATCTTTGTGGGCAAGATCCCACGGGACGTTTATGAGGATGAGCTGGTCCCGGTGTTTGAGTCCGTAGGACGCATCTACGAGATGCGGCTGATGATGGACTTTGACGGGAAGAACAGAGGGTACGCGTTTGTGATGTACACAGAGAAACACGAGGCCAAGCGGGCTGTTCGCGAGCTCAACAACTACGAGGTGCGGCCCGGGCGGCTGCTGGGGGTCTGCTCCTCCGTGGACAACTGCCGTCTTTTCATTGGTGGGATCCCCAAGACCAAAAAGCGCGAGGAGATCCTGGAGGAGGTCTCCAAGGTGACAGAAGGGGTGCTAGACGTGATAGTTTACGCCAGCGCTGCAGACAAGATGAAGAACAGAGGCTTTGCCTTTGTAGAGTATGAGTCGCACCGTGCAGCCGCCATGGCTCGCAGGAAGTTGATGCCTGGACGCATTCAGCTTTGGGGCCACCAGATCGCAGTGGACTGGGCCGAGCCGGAGATTGATGTGGACGAAGACGTTATGGAGACGGTGAAGATCCTCTACGTCAGGAATCTTATGATGGAGACCAGCGAGGAGTTGATCAGACAG GTGTTCAGCCAGTGGAATCCCGGATGTGTTGAACGTGTGAAGAAAATCCGTGACTACGCCTTCGTCCACTTCACCTCCCGGGACGATGCCGTCATGGCCATGGACCACCTCAACGGCACCGAGGTGGAAGGGTCCTGCATTGAGGTGACGCTCGCCAAGCCAGTCGATAAGGAGCAGTACTCGCGCCAGAAGGCCTCCAAGGGAGCTACTGCCACTCCAGAGCCGACTCCGCAGAACTACGTCTACCAGTGTGATCCCTACACACTGGCTTACTATGGCTATCCCTACAGCACCCTCATTGGACCCAACAGGGACTACTTTGTCAAAG CAGGTACTGTGCGAGGTCGTGGCCGTGCTGCTGCAGGTAACCGTACCCCTGGACCGCGGGGGTCGTACCTGGGGGGTTACTCTGCCGGTCGTGGCATCTACAGCCGCTACCACGAGGGCAAGAAAGGGCCCGAAAAGCCCTATGAGCTGATGCCCGGTCTGGAGCTTGCTGCCTCCGTCAACCCCATGAAACCTGGCACAA TGGCGTTGTCGACTCTGGGTGGTCAGTACCCGATGTTTAGCACGGCTCCTGCAGCCAAGCTGATGGAGGAGGGGAAGGTGCACACGGTGGAGCATCTTATGAACCCTCTGGCCATGCAACACGAACACAACTCCGCTAATGCTGCTGCCTCCGTCCTACCTTCGGTCTCTACCCCTCCACCTTATCAG GGCCGTCCTATCACTCCAGTCTACGCCATGGCCCACAACGTCCAGCGTATCCCTACAGCCGCCGGCCTGTACGGAGCTGGATACGTCCCCATCACAAACTACGCTGCCAACACGTCAGCTCTGGCCGCTCTGCAGAAGAACGCAGCGCTGGCGGCCGCAGCGTATGGCGGATACGCAGGCTACGCCATGCCACAGGCCTTCCCCGCCACGGCCTTCCAGCTGCCCATCCACGATGTCTACCAGACATATTGA
- the rbm47 gene encoding RNA-binding protein 47 isoform X1 — protein sequence MTAEDPASSSTMSNNAAPTKPSQPAGASHHSLHGQISVPEGVAGATNEAALVSLMERTGYGMVQENGQRKYGPPPGWNATSPPRGCEIFVGKIPRDVYEDELVPVFESVGRIYEMRLMMDFDGKNRGYAFVMYTEKHEAKRAVRELNNYEVRPGRLLGVCSSVDNCRLFIGGIPKTKKREEILEEVSKVTEGVLDVIVYASAADKMKNRGFAFVEYESHRAAAMARRKLMPGRIQLWGHQIAVDWAEPEIDVDEDVMETVKILYVRNLMMETSEELIRQVFSQWNPGCVERVKKIRDYAFVHFTSRDDAVMAMDHLNGTEVEGSCIEVTLAKPVDKEQYSRQKASKGATATPEPTPQNYVYQCDPYTLAYYGYPYSTLIGPNRDYFVKGSPMIQNNAGTVRGRGRAAAGNRTPGPRGSYLGGYSAGRGIYSRYHEGKKGPEKPYELMPGLELAASVNPMKPGTMALSTLGGQYPMFSTAPAAKLMEEGKVHTVEHLMNPLAMQHEHNSANAAASVLPSVSTPPPYQGRPITPVYAMAHNVQRIPTAAGLYGAGYVPITNYAANTSALAALQKNAALAAAAYGGYAGYAMPQAFPATAFQLPIHDVYQTY from the exons ATGACAGCCGAAGATCCTGCTTCCTCCTCGACTATGAGCAATAACGCCGCCCCCACCAAACCCTCCCAACCTGCTGGTGCCTCCCACCACTCTCTTCATGGACAGATCAGCGTCCCTGAGGGAGTTGCAGGTGCTACCAATGAGGCTGCACTGGTCTCCCTGATGGAGCGCACTGGCTACGGTATGGTCCAGGAAAATGGTCAGCGTAAATATGGCCCTCCCCCTGGCTGGAACGCTACATCTCCACCACGGGGATGTGAAATCTTTGTGGGCAAGATCCCACGGGACGTTTATGAGGATGAGCTGGTCCCGGTGTTTGAGTCCGTAGGACGCATCTACGAGATGCGGCTGATGATGGACTTTGACGGGAAGAACAGAGGGTACGCGTTTGTGATGTACACAGAGAAACACGAGGCCAAGCGGGCTGTTCGCGAGCTCAACAACTACGAGGTGCGGCCCGGGCGGCTGCTGGGGGTCTGCTCCTCCGTGGACAACTGCCGTCTTTTCATTGGTGGGATCCCCAAGACCAAAAAGCGCGAGGAGATCCTGGAGGAGGTCTCCAAGGTGACAGAAGGGGTGCTAGACGTGATAGTTTACGCCAGCGCTGCAGACAAGATGAAGAACAGAGGCTTTGCCTTTGTAGAGTATGAGTCGCACCGTGCAGCCGCCATGGCTCGCAGGAAGTTGATGCCTGGACGCATTCAGCTTTGGGGCCACCAGATCGCAGTGGACTGGGCCGAGCCGGAGATTGATGTGGACGAAGACGTTATGGAGACGGTGAAGATCCTCTACGTCAGGAATCTTATGATGGAGACCAGCGAGGAGTTGATCAGACAG GTGTTCAGCCAGTGGAATCCCGGATGTGTTGAACGTGTGAAGAAAATCCGTGACTACGCCTTCGTCCACTTCACCTCCCGGGACGATGCCGTCATGGCCATGGACCACCTCAACGGCACCGAGGTGGAAGGGTCCTGCATTGAGGTGACGCTCGCCAAGCCAGTCGATAAGGAGCAGTACTCGCGCCAGAAGGCCTCCAAGGGAGCTACTGCCACTCCAGAGCCGACTCCGCAGAACTACGTCTACCAGTGTGATCCCTACACACTGGCTTACTATGGCTATCCCTACAGCACCCTCATTGGACCCAACAGGGACTACTTTGTCAAAG GATCCCCAATGATACAGAACAATG CAGGTACTGTGCGAGGTCGTGGCCGTGCTGCTGCAGGTAACCGTACCCCTGGACCGCGGGGGTCGTACCTGGGGGGTTACTCTGCCGGTCGTGGCATCTACAGCCGCTACCACGAGGGCAAGAAAGGGCCCGAAAAGCCCTATGAGCTGATGCCCGGTCTGGAGCTTGCTGCCTCCGTCAACCCCATGAAACCTGGCACAA TGGCGTTGTCGACTCTGGGTGGTCAGTACCCGATGTTTAGCACGGCTCCTGCAGCCAAGCTGATGGAGGAGGGGAAGGTGCACACGGTGGAGCATCTTATGAACCCTCTGGCCATGCAACACGAACACAACTCCGCTAATGCTGCTGCCTCCGTCCTACCTTCGGTCTCTACCCCTCCACCTTATCAG GGCCGTCCTATCACTCCAGTCTACGCCATGGCCCACAACGTCCAGCGTATCCCTACAGCCGCCGGCCTGTACGGAGCTGGATACGTCCCCATCACAAACTACGCTGCCAACACGTCAGCTCTGGCCGCTCTGCAGAAGAACGCAGCGCTGGCGGCCGCAGCGTATGGCGGATACGCAGGCTACGCCATGCCACAGGCCTTCCCCGCCACGGCCTTCCAGCTGCCCATCCACGATGTCTACCAGACATATTGA
- the rbm47 gene encoding RNA-binding protein 47 isoform X6: protein MTAEDPASSSTMSNNAAPTKPSQPAGASHHSLHGQISVPEGVAGATNEAALVSLMERTGYGMVQENGQRKYGPPPGWNATSPPRGCEIFVGKIPRDVYEDELVPVFESVGRIYEMRLMMDFDGKNRGYAFVMYTEKHEAKRAVRELNNYEVRPGRLLGVCSSVDNCRLFIGGIPKTKKREEILEEVSKVTEGVLDVIVYASAADKMKNRGFAFVEYESHRAAAMARRKLMPGRIQLWGHQIAVDWAEPEIDVDEDVMETVKILYVRNLMMETSEELIRQVFSQWNPGCVERVKKIRDYAFVHFTSRDDAVMAMDHLNGTEVEGSCIEVTLAKPVDKEQYSRQKASKGATATPEPTPQNYVYQCDPYTLAYYGYPYSTLIGPNRDYFVKVALSTLGGQYPMFSTAPAAKLMEEGKVHTVEHLMNPLAMQHEHNSANAAASVLPSVSTPPPYQGRPITPVYAMAHNVQRIPTAAGLYGAGYVPITNYAANTSALAALQKNAALAAAAYGGYAGYAMPQAFPATAFQLPIHDVYQTY, encoded by the exons ATGACAGCCGAAGATCCTGCTTCCTCCTCGACTATGAGCAATAACGCCGCCCCCACCAAACCCTCCCAACCTGCTGGTGCCTCCCACCACTCTCTTCATGGACAGATCAGCGTCCCTGAGGGAGTTGCAGGTGCTACCAATGAGGCTGCACTGGTCTCCCTGATGGAGCGCACTGGCTACGGTATGGTCCAGGAAAATGGTCAGCGTAAATATGGCCCTCCCCCTGGCTGGAACGCTACATCTCCACCACGGGGATGTGAAATCTTTGTGGGCAAGATCCCACGGGACGTTTATGAGGATGAGCTGGTCCCGGTGTTTGAGTCCGTAGGACGCATCTACGAGATGCGGCTGATGATGGACTTTGACGGGAAGAACAGAGGGTACGCGTTTGTGATGTACACAGAGAAACACGAGGCCAAGCGGGCTGTTCGCGAGCTCAACAACTACGAGGTGCGGCCCGGGCGGCTGCTGGGGGTCTGCTCCTCCGTGGACAACTGCCGTCTTTTCATTGGTGGGATCCCCAAGACCAAAAAGCGCGAGGAGATCCTGGAGGAGGTCTCCAAGGTGACAGAAGGGGTGCTAGACGTGATAGTTTACGCCAGCGCTGCAGACAAGATGAAGAACAGAGGCTTTGCCTTTGTAGAGTATGAGTCGCACCGTGCAGCCGCCATGGCTCGCAGGAAGTTGATGCCTGGACGCATTCAGCTTTGGGGCCACCAGATCGCAGTGGACTGGGCCGAGCCGGAGATTGATGTGGACGAAGACGTTATGGAGACGGTGAAGATCCTCTACGTCAGGAATCTTATGATGGAGACCAGCGAGGAGTTGATCAGACAG GTGTTCAGCCAGTGGAATCCCGGATGTGTTGAACGTGTGAAGAAAATCCGTGACTACGCCTTCGTCCACTTCACCTCCCGGGACGATGCCGTCATGGCCATGGACCACCTCAACGGCACCGAGGTGGAAGGGTCCTGCATTGAGGTGACGCTCGCCAAGCCAGTCGATAAGGAGCAGTACTCGCGCCAGAAGGCCTCCAAGGGAGCTACTGCCACTCCAGAGCCGACTCCGCAGAACTACGTCTACCAGTGTGATCCCTACACACTGGCTTACTATGGCTATCCCTACAGCACCCTCATTGGACCCAACAGGGACTACTTTGTCAAAG TGGCGTTGTCGACTCTGGGTGGTCAGTACCCGATGTTTAGCACGGCTCCTGCAGCCAAGCTGATGGAGGAGGGGAAGGTGCACACGGTGGAGCATCTTATGAACCCTCTGGCCATGCAACACGAACACAACTCCGCTAATGCTGCTGCCTCCGTCCTACCTTCGGTCTCTACCCCTCCACCTTATCAG GGCCGTCCTATCACTCCAGTCTACGCCATGGCCCACAACGTCCAGCGTATCCCTACAGCCGCCGGCCTGTACGGAGCTGGATACGTCCCCATCACAAACTACGCTGCCAACACGTCAGCTCTGGCCGCTCTGCAGAAGAACGCAGCGCTGGCGGCCGCAGCGTATGGCGGATACGCAGGCTACGCCATGCCACAGGCCTTCCCCGCCACGGCCTTCCAGCTGCCCATCCACGATGTCTACCAGACATATTGA
- the rbm47 gene encoding RNA-binding protein 47 isoform X4 — MTAEDPASSSTMSNNAAPTKPSQPAGASHHSLHGQISVPEGVAGATNEAALVSLMERTGYGMVQENGQRKYGPPPGWNATSPPRGCEIFVGKIPRDVYEDELVPVFESVGRIYEMRLMMDFDGKNRGYAFVMYTEKHEAKRAVRELNNYEVRPGRLLGVCSSVDNCRLFIGGIPKTKKREEILEEVSKVTEGVLDVIVYASAADKMKNRGFAFVEYESHRAAAMARRKLMPGRIQLWGHQIAVDWAEPEIDVDEDVMETVKILYVRNLMMETSEELIRQVFSQWNPGCVERVKKIRDYAFVHFTSRDDAVMAMDHLNGTEVEGSCIEVTLAKPVDKEQYSRQKASKGATATPEPTPQNYVYQCDPYTLAYYGYPYSTLIGPNRDYFVKGTVRGRGRAAAGNRTPGPRGSYLGGYSAGRGIYSRYHEGKKGPEKPYELMPGLELAASVNPMKPGTMALSTLGGQYPMFSTAPAAKLMEEGKVHTVEHLMNPLAMQHEHNSANAAASVLPSVSTPPPYQGRPITPVYAMAHNVQRIPTAAGLYGAGYVPITNYAANTSALAALQKNAALAAAAYGGYAGYAMPQAFPATAFQLPIHDVYQTY; from the exons ATGACAGCCGAAGATCCTGCTTCCTCCTCGACTATGAGCAATAACGCCGCCCCCACCAAACCCTCCCAACCTGCTGGTGCCTCCCACCACTCTCTTCATGGACAGATCAGCGTCCCTGAGGGAGTTGCAGGTGCTACCAATGAGGCTGCACTGGTCTCCCTGATGGAGCGCACTGGCTACGGTATGGTCCAGGAAAATGGTCAGCGTAAATATGGCCCTCCCCCTGGCTGGAACGCTACATCTCCACCACGGGGATGTGAAATCTTTGTGGGCAAGATCCCACGGGACGTTTATGAGGATGAGCTGGTCCCGGTGTTTGAGTCCGTAGGACGCATCTACGAGATGCGGCTGATGATGGACTTTGACGGGAAGAACAGAGGGTACGCGTTTGTGATGTACACAGAGAAACACGAGGCCAAGCGGGCTGTTCGCGAGCTCAACAACTACGAGGTGCGGCCCGGGCGGCTGCTGGGGGTCTGCTCCTCCGTGGACAACTGCCGTCTTTTCATTGGTGGGATCCCCAAGACCAAAAAGCGCGAGGAGATCCTGGAGGAGGTCTCCAAGGTGACAGAAGGGGTGCTAGACGTGATAGTTTACGCCAGCGCTGCAGACAAGATGAAGAACAGAGGCTTTGCCTTTGTAGAGTATGAGTCGCACCGTGCAGCCGCCATGGCTCGCAGGAAGTTGATGCCTGGACGCATTCAGCTTTGGGGCCACCAGATCGCAGTGGACTGGGCCGAGCCGGAGATTGATGTGGACGAAGACGTTATGGAGACGGTGAAGATCCTCTACGTCAGGAATCTTATGATGGAGACCAGCGAGGAGTTGATCAGACAG GTGTTCAGCCAGTGGAATCCCGGATGTGTTGAACGTGTGAAGAAAATCCGTGACTACGCCTTCGTCCACTTCACCTCCCGGGACGATGCCGTCATGGCCATGGACCACCTCAACGGCACCGAGGTGGAAGGGTCCTGCATTGAGGTGACGCTCGCCAAGCCAGTCGATAAGGAGCAGTACTCGCGCCAGAAGGCCTCCAAGGGAGCTACTGCCACTCCAGAGCCGACTCCGCAGAACTACGTCTACCAGTGTGATCCCTACACACTGGCTTACTATGGCTATCCCTACAGCACCCTCATTGGACCCAACAGGGACTACTTTGTCAAAG GTACTGTGCGAGGTCGTGGCCGTGCTGCTGCAGGTAACCGTACCCCTGGACCGCGGGGGTCGTACCTGGGGGGTTACTCTGCCGGTCGTGGCATCTACAGCCGCTACCACGAGGGCAAGAAAGGGCCCGAAAAGCCCTATGAGCTGATGCCCGGTCTGGAGCTTGCTGCCTCCGTCAACCCCATGAAACCTGGCACAA TGGCGTTGTCGACTCTGGGTGGTCAGTACCCGATGTTTAGCACGGCTCCTGCAGCCAAGCTGATGGAGGAGGGGAAGGTGCACACGGTGGAGCATCTTATGAACCCTCTGGCCATGCAACACGAACACAACTCCGCTAATGCTGCTGCCTCCGTCCTACCTTCGGTCTCTACCCCTCCACCTTATCAG GGCCGTCCTATCACTCCAGTCTACGCCATGGCCCACAACGTCCAGCGTATCCCTACAGCCGCCGGCCTGTACGGAGCTGGATACGTCCCCATCACAAACTACGCTGCCAACACGTCAGCTCTGGCCGCTCTGCAGAAGAACGCAGCGCTGGCGGCCGCAGCGTATGGCGGATACGCAGGCTACGCCATGCCACAGGCCTTCCCCGCCACGGCCTTCCAGCTGCCCATCCACGATGTCTACCAGACATATTGA